One genomic segment of Ricinus communis isolate WT05 ecotype wild-type chromosome 5, ASM1957865v1, whole genome shotgun sequence includes these proteins:
- the LOC8265554 gene encoding probable aspartyl protease At4g16563 produces the protein MATSCYAFLCFILCFSCISVSISEILYLPLTHSLSNTQFTSTHHLLKSTSSRSASRFQHQHQKRHLRNRHQVSLPLSPGSDYTLSFTLNSNPPQHVSLYLDTGSDLVWFPCKPFECILCEGKAENTTASTPPPRLSSTARSVHCKSSACSAAHSNLPTSDLCAIADCPLESIETSDCHSFSCPSFYYAYGDGSLVARLYHDSIKLPLATPSLSLHNFTFGCAHTALAEPVGVAGFGRGVLSLPAQLASFAPQLGNRFSYCLVSHSFNSDRLRLPSPLILGHSDDKEKRVNKDDVQFVYTSMLDNPKHPYFYCVGLEGISIGKKKIPAPEFLKRVDREGSGGVVVDSGTTFTMLPASLYNSVVAEFDNRVGRVYERAKEVEDKTGLGPCYYYDTVVNIPSLVLHFVGNESSVVLPKKNYFYDFLDGGDGVRRKRRVGCLMLMNGGEEAELTGGPGATLGNYQQHGFEVVYDLEQRRVGFARRKCASLWESLNQG, from the coding sequence ATGGCTACTTCTTGTTATGCTTTCCTCTGTTTTATACTCTGTTTCTCTTGTATCTCTGTTTCAATATCAGAGATTCTTTACCTCCCCCTAACCCACTCCCTTTCCAATACCCAGTTCACCTCAACACACCACCTACTAAAATCCACCTCCAGCCGCTCCGCCTCCCGTTTCCAGCATCAGCACCAGAAACGCCACCTCCGAAACCGCCATCAggtctctcttcctctctctcCAGGCAGTGATTACACTCTGTCTTTCACTCTCAACTCCAACCCTCCGCAACACGTGTCACTCTACCTTGACACCGGCAGCGACCTTGTGTGGTTCCCTTGCAAGCCGTTTGAATGCATTCTTTGTGAAGGCAAAGCTGAAAACACCACTGCTTCAACGCCGCCTCCAAGACTTTCCTCCACTGCAAGAAGCGTCCACTGTAAATCATCTGCATGTTCGGCTGCTCACTCAAACCTTCCAACTTCAGACTTATGTGCTATTGCCGACTGCCCTTTGGAGTCCATAGAAACTTCGGATTGCCACTCATTTTCTTGTCCATCATTCTATTATGCATACGGTGATGGCAGCCTCGTGGCTCGTCTTTATCATGACTCTATAAAACTACCATTAGCAACACCATCTTTATCACTCCACAACTTCACCTTCGGCTGTGCCCACACAGCTCTGGCTGAGCCAGTTGGGGTTGCTGGATTTGGCCGTGGCGTGCTTTCTTTACCTGCTCAGCTTGCTTCATTTGCTCCTCAACTCGGGAATAGATTTTCTTACTGTTTAGTGTCTCACTCGTTTAACTCAGACCGACTCCGCCTTCCCAGTCCACTCATTCTTGGACATTCTGATGATAAAGAGAAAAGGGTTAATAAAGATGATGTTCAGTTTGTTTACACTTCTATGCTTGATAACCCAAAACACCCTTATTTCTATTGTGTTGGATTAGAGGGTATTTCTATtggcaaaaagaaaattccgGCGCCGGAATTTCTGAAAAGAGTTGATAGAGAAGGAAGTGGCGGGGTGGTGGTGGATTCAGGGACAACTTTTACAATGTTACCAGCGAGTTTGTATAACTCGGTGGTGGCTGAGTTTGATAACCGAGTTGGGCGAGTTTATGAACGAGCAAAAGAAGTTGAAGACAAGACAGGGCTTGGTCCGTGCTACTATTATGACACTGTAGTGAATATACCCAGTTTGGTCTTGCATTTTGTAGGGAATGAATCTAGCGTCGTGCTGCCTAAGAAGAATTACTTTTACGACTTCTTGGACGGTGGAGATGGTGTCAGGAGAAAGAGGAGAGTTGGGTGTTTGATGCTGATGAACGGCGGAGAGGAGGCTGAGTTGACTGGTGGGCCAGGGGCTACCTTGGGGAATTACCAGCAACATGGGTTCGAGGTGGTTTATGATTTGGAGCAGAGAAGGGTTGGGTTTGCAAGGAGGAAATGTGCATCTTTGTGGGAAAGCTTGAACCAAGGCTAA
- the LOC107262038 gene encoding bifunctional adenosine 5'-phosphosulfate phosphorylase/adenylylsulfatase HINT4 isoform X2, producing the protein MAGATTSSCIFCQIACNSTTLLYSDDKVVAFQDIKPAAFRHYLVIPVKHIPTVRDLQGREEDYTLVRHMLTVGQTLLHRDAPQSKQYRFGFHQPPLNSVDHLHLHCLALPFIPRVRIQF; encoded by the exons ATGGCGGGAGCGACGACATCATCTTGTATCTTCTGTCAGATTGCCTGCAATTCCACCACACTTCTTTACTCT GATGACAAGGTTGTCGCATTTCAAGACATCAAGCCTGCTGCTTTCAG GCATTACTTGGTGATTCCAGTCAAGCACATTCCGACTGTCAGGGACCTCCAGGGGAGAGAAGAAGATTACACTTTGG TAAGACATATGTTAACTGTGGGACAAACACTGTTACACCGGGATGCTCCTCAATCGAAACAGTACAG ATTTGGTTTTCATCAGCCTCCTTTAAATAGTGTTGACCATCTACACCTTCACTGTTTGGCATTACCCTTCATACCCAG GGTGCGCATCCAATTCTAA
- the LOC107262038 gene encoding bifunctional adenosine 5'-phosphosulfate phosphorylase/adenylylsulfatase HINT4 isoform X1, which translates to MAGATTSSCIFCQIACNSTTLLYSDDKVVAFQDIKPAAFRHYLVIPVKHIPTVRDLQGREEDYTLVRHMLTVGQTLLHRDAPQSKQYRFGFHQPPLNSVDHLHLHCLALPFIPRWKRVKYMSLGPLGFIEAEKLLEKIKPA; encoded by the exons ATGGCGGGAGCGACGACATCATCTTGTATCTTCTGTCAGATTGCCTGCAATTCCACCACACTTCTTTACTCT GATGACAAGGTTGTCGCATTTCAAGACATCAAGCCTGCTGCTTTCAG GCATTACTTGGTGATTCCAGTCAAGCACATTCCGACTGTCAGGGACCTCCAGGGGAGAGAAGAAGATTACACTTTGG TAAGACATATGTTAACTGTGGGACAAACACTGTTACACCGGGATGCTCCTCAATCGAAACAGTACAG ATTTGGTTTTCATCAGCCTCCTTTAAATAGTGTTGACCATCTACACCTTCACTGTTTGGCATTACCCTTCATACCCAG ATGGAAACGTGTAAAATACATGTCTTTAGGACCACTTGGATTTATTGAAGCTGAAAAGTTGCTAGAGAAGATAAAGCCTGCATAA